Genomic window (Verrucomicrobiia bacterium):
GAAAGATTCCGCCCTGCGCCTCTCCGTGGGCCAGCAACAGCGTCTCTGCCTCGCCCGCACGCTGGCCTCGCAACCGGAAGTCATCCTCATGGATGAACCCACCAGCGCCCTTGATCCGCGTACCTCGGCAGCGATCGAGGAACTCATCCTGCAGCTCAAGACAAAGCACGCCATCGTCATCGTCACGCACAATCTCACCCAAGCCCGCCGTCTCACGAATACGGTTCTGAGGCTTGCGGTCAAAGACGGCATTGGTCGTGTCGTCGCTTGCGGACCGGCAGCCAGTGTGCTGGCTGAGGCGTGATCACCCGGGCCGCTGCACAATTCCTTTGACGCGCTCAGCCACCCAAGCTTTGTAAATTGCTGTGACATAGAGGCCATAAGCCAGATGGGTCACCAGCACGCGCGGCTCGTTACCTTCATAGGCAGGCAGGGTGAAATGGACGACCAGCCAGTTTACCAGATAACAGACCCCGCCTGCCAGACTGCCGATCAAGACACCCCGCCACACACGCCAATACCTTGATACGGCGATGATCGGAAAGGCATAGAGCACGGCCATCAGGAAATGCATGATCGGCCCCAGCATGGAGAAACTTTCCCCATCCCAATTGGTTGAACGTCCCATGGCGGCGGAGGAAAAGGAATTTAAACCCGCCCACGGAAGACCTTGCGGCAGAAATAGCAAGATGGCTCCGGCAATCCATCCGCTGTAAAAGACCAACAAAGGCCGCCAGGGATTGGCCTGGGACCATTGCGTCAGGCCGGTTTGTTTTTCGGCAGTTTGCATACCCTCCACTACCAGCCTGAAACATGCCAGCTTTGGGGCGGGCTGGCGGCGCCATCCACGAAGGGATTCGCAAAGTCGGCCTCCTTTAAAAAGAGGGCGCTGTTCCGGTATAAAAACCGATAGCGAAAAGTGCCGGGACAAGCACGGCACACTGCAAGCTGCATAAGTCGCATGAAGAACTTCCTGCGCGATAACGGGCTGTCCCTTGTGCTTGCAGCCATATTTCTGCTTTTGCTGGCGGGACAGGCATTCACCGGTTGGCACGTTTACAATGAAGAAGAGCTGGAACACGGTTCGAACGCACTTTCTTTGAGAGATTATCTCGGCACCGGTCATTTCATGGAATCAGTATTCGAGAATTGGGAGAGCGAGTTCTTGCAAATGGCCGCGTATGTAGTGCTCACGGCATTCCTTTTTCAGAAGGGTTCGGCGGAATCAAATGATCCAGAAGGGGAAGAATCCGAAACACAACTGTCTACCCACACACCACGCCCCTTGCTGAAAGGCGGATGGAAACTTAAATTATATGAACACTCGTTGTCCTTGGCGCTCTTAGGACTCTTCGCAGTATCTTTTATTGGACATCTCTTAGGCGGAGCGCGCCTTCACAACCAAGAGAATCTTCAGCACGGGAAAGCATCGATTTCGGTGGGGCAATATCTGGGCAGTTCACAATTCTGGTTCGAATCCTTTCAAAACTGGCAGAGTGAATTTCTCGCCGTACTCGCGATCGTGGTGCTCTCCATCTGGCTTCGTGAGAAAAATTCGGCGGAATCCAAGGAAATGACCGCCCCACACAGTTCCACCGGAAAGTAAAATTTTGATTATGCTCTTAGTTCCTCACTCAGAAACGGGGTTTGCAACCCAGTGGAACAGGTCCGTTTGTCAGCTTATTGGTGAGTCTCGTTTAGACACTGAACTGAACCCAAACAACTAAACCAATCCCACATTATGGAAAACGAACTGAAAGAACTCTTCATCGAAGAACTCGCCGACATGCTGCACGCCGAGAAGCAACTCACCAAGGCATTGCCGAAACTGGCGAAGGCCGCTGACAGTGATGAACTCCGTGAGGCATTTGAATCGCATCTCGAAGAAACCGAGACGCACATCTCGCGCATCGAACAAGTCTTCGAGATGTTGGAAAAACCGGCCAAAGCCAAGAAGTGCCCGGCAATGGAAGGTCTCGTGAAAGAAGGCGCGGAAGTGATCGAAGAACACAAAGGCTCTCCGGCCATTGATGCGGCATTGATTGCGGCAGCACAGAAGGCGGAGCATTACGAGATCGCCTCCTACGGCACACTGTGTGCGTGGGCAGAAATGCTAGAGCTGGAAGATGCCGTGGATCTGCTGAAAGAAACGCTCGACGAGGAGAAGGCGGCTGACGAGAAGCTGACGGAACTCGCCGAGTCTCTGGCCAATGCGAAGGCGGAATCCTCGGAATAAATTCATCTCTGTCCGGGCGTGATACCTTTCACGCCCGGACAGAGGCTCGTATCCTAATCGGACATCGCTCCAATATCTCACTCACCCTTTCTCAAATTTTTATGGCCATTTCTCCTCGCGAAACTGAACCCGCTGTCAAAGATCAGAAAGGCGTGAAAGTCATGCGCGCCATCACCATCCAATGTCCGGCGGATGCGTTGTATAGTTTCTGGCGGCAGGTGGAAAATCTTCCTCTCATAATGCATCACCTTGTCTCTGTGAAACAGATCTCGGCCAGGGAATCGCATTGGGTGGCCAAAGCGCCGATGGGCAAAACGGTGGAATGGGATGCGGAGATCATCAACGAAACGCAGGGCAGAATGATCGCATGGCGCACGAAGGAGGGTGAAACTCCAGCACATGCCGGCACGGTGAGGTTCGATCCGGCTCCGGGAAATCAGGGAACGGAGGTGCGTGTGACGCTCGAGTATGATCCACCAGGCGGCAAACTCGGGGCTCTCGTAGCCAAGCTGTTTGGAGAAGAACCGGCAGAACAGATTTCGGACGATCTGCATCGTTTAAAGGCACTGTTGGAAACCGGTGTCATTCCCACCACCAAAGGGCAGCCAGTGGGCTGCAAACAAAAAGAGAAAAACAAACAATCCTGAGAATTTTATAAAATTATGAAAGCTGTCTGCTGGTATGGAAAACGTGATGTGCGTGTGGAGACGGTGGATGATCCCTCGTTACTCAATGAACAGGATGCCATCGTCCGCGTGACTTCCACCGCAATCTGCGGCTCGGATTGTCATCTTTATAACGGTTACATCCCGACGATGGAGGAAGGTGACATCCTCGGGCATGAGTTCATGGGCGAGGTTGTGGAAACCGGCAAGGAAGTTAAGCGCTTGCGGGTGGGTGACCGCGTCGTGGTGCCTTTCACGATTTCATGCGGGCGTTGCCATTATTGCCAAAAAGGATTGTGGTCTTGCTGCGAAAACTCAAATCCGAATGCGCGTATCGCAGAGAAGATGAATGGTTATTCAGGCGCAGCGGCTTTTGGGTATTCACATATGATGGGTGGATACGCCGGTGGACAGGCGCAATTCGTGCGCGTGCCTTACGCTGATTATGGCCCGATCAAGATCACCTCCGACCTGAAGGACGATCAGGTATTGTTCCTTTCGGATATTTTTCCTACCGGCTACATGGCCGCGGAAGTGTGCGACATCAAACCCGGTCAAGTGGTGGCTGTGTGGGGTTGTGGGCCAGTCGGACAATTCGTGATCCGTAGTGCGATTTTGCTGGGTGCAGAAAAGGTCATCGCCATCGACCGCGAGCCTGTTCGCCTAAAGATGGCGGAGGCGGGCGGAGCGACGGTGATCTCTTCGGACGATGATGTGCATGAGATGTTGAATCACATGACGGCAGGGCGTGGACCGGATGCGTGCATCGATGCGGTGGGGTTGGAATCGCATGGTTCGACTTACGATGCGGTGAAGCAAACGCTGAAGCTGGAGAATGACCGTCCATACGTTTTGCGACAGGCTTTGCGGGCGTGTCGCAAAGGCGGTGTCGTTTCGATTCCCGGTGTGTATGGCGGGTTCATAGATAAGGTGCCATTTGGTGCGGCGTTTGCGAAAGGGTTGACGCTGAAGATGGGGCAGACGCATGTACAACGGTATCTCGCTCCCCTGCTACAACTCATCGAAGATGGAAAAATCGATCCATCCTTTGTGATCTCGCATCACATGCCGTTACGGGAAGCGCCAGCGGCATATGATATCTTCACAGAGAAGAAAGAGGATTGTACGAAGGTGGTGCTGAATCCGAACGAAGGGTGAAAGAGACAGGAGAACGGCATTGCTGCTGCGCGGATATTTGAGGGAGACTACGAGGAGAGGCACGATTACGAAAAGGTGCCGTTAAAATCCCTTTACCCACTTCAACGCATTGCTATTTTGGACCGATAGTCACTATGCGTATCAAATTGCGTTCCTCACTGGTTGCAGCAATGCTCGCCCTGCTGGCAGGCGTCACTTCACTACCTGGCCAACAGCAACCACCCGCCCAGCCAAAACAGCAGCCGAAGCAGCAACCCAAACAACAGCCCAAGGGACCGCCGCGCGCTCCAGACCGGGGCATTGAGACACCTGCCGCAGTGAGGATTGCGCTGGGGCCGAAAGTCGTGGCACTGGGCAAGGACATCGAGGCTCTCAAGCTGGAACTGCAATCCAAGCCCGAGATGCTGGATCTCCTGCCCGATGTGCAGATCTACTACCTCGCCGCTTACAACGCGCTCATGCAGGATCTCTTCTACAACACGAACGAATTCGCCATCGCCACCGCCATGGTGAACTTCGGCAACTATCGCGCGAAGCAATTGCGCGAGGGCAAACCCGGCTGGATCCATTCCACGGGCCTTGTGGTACGCGGTTACGTCTCACGCGTCGACGGCTCAGTGCAGCCGTACGGCCTTGAGATCCCCGCAACCTATTCTCCTGAAAACAAGGATAAGAAGTTCCGCCTCGATTACTGGTTCCACGGTCGCGACAGCAAGTTGAGCGAAATGAAGTTCATCAATGAACGCCAGACGCGTTACGGCCAGTTCAAGCTGAACGACGGCTTCGTGCTGCAACCTTACGGCCGTCATAATAACGGCTCGCGCTTCGCCGGTGAGACGGATGCCTTTGAAGCTCTCGCTGCGGTGAAGAAGCATTATCCGATCGATGACGACCGCATCAGCGTGCGCGGTTTCTCGCTCGGCGGCGGCACCACGTGGCATCTGGCCACGCATCATGCAGGTGATTGGTTCGCCGCCGCTCCGGGCGCGGGTTTCTCGGATACGGAGCAATTCCTGAAAATTTACCAGCGGGAGCCGAAGCCGACATGGTTCGAGGAAAAACTCTGGCGCATGTATGATTCCGTGACCGTGCCGGGCAATCTCTTCCAATGCCCCACCATCGCCTACAGCGGCGAGAAAGACGGTCAAAAGCTCGCAGCAGACCTCATGGAAGCGGCGATGGCCAAAGAAGGCCTGAAGCTCACGCACGTCATCGGCAAGGACATGGGTCATCGCTACGACACCAACTCCATCGCCGAGATCAGCAAATG
Coding sequences:
- a CDS encoding DUF6766 family protein, whose translation is MKNFLRDNGLSLVLAAIFLLLLAGQAFTGWHVYNEEELEHGSNALSLRDYLGTGHFMESVFENWESEFLQMAAYVVLTAFLFQKGSAESNDPEGEESETQLSTHTPRPLLKGGWKLKLYEHSLSLALLGLFAVSFIGHLLGGARLHNQENLQHGKASISVGQYLGSSQFWFESFQNWQSEFLAVLAIVVLSIWLREKNSAESKEMTAPHSSTGK
- a CDS encoding ferritin-like domain-containing protein, translating into MENELKELFIEELADMLHAEKQLTKALPKLAKAADSDELREAFESHLEETETHISRIEQVFEMLEKPAKAKKCPAMEGLVKEGAEVIEEHKGSPAIDAALIAAAQKAEHYEIASYGTLCAWAEMLELEDAVDLLKETLDEEKAADEKLTELAESLANAKAESSE
- a CDS encoding SRPBCC family protein, giving the protein MAISPRETEPAVKDQKGVKVMRAITIQCPADALYSFWRQVENLPLIMHHLVSVKQISARESHWVAKAPMGKTVEWDAEIINETQGRMIAWRTKEGETPAHAGTVRFDPAPGNQGTEVRVTLEYDPPGGKLGALVAKLFGEEPAEQISDDLHRLKALLETGVIPTTKGQPVGCKQKEKNKQS
- a CDS encoding zinc-dependent alcohol dehydrogenase, which translates into the protein MKAVCWYGKRDVRVETVDDPSLLNEQDAIVRVTSTAICGSDCHLYNGYIPTMEEGDILGHEFMGEVVETGKEVKRLRVGDRVVVPFTISCGRCHYCQKGLWSCCENSNPNARIAEKMNGYSGAAAFGYSHMMGGYAGGQAQFVRVPYADYGPIKITSDLKDDQVLFLSDIFPTGYMAAEVCDIKPGQVVAVWGCGPVGQFVIRSAILLGAEKVIAIDREPVRLKMAEAGGATVISSDDDVHEMLNHMTAGRGPDACIDAVGLESHGSTYDAVKQTLKLENDRPYVLRQALRACRKGGVVSIPGVYGGFIDKVPFGAAFAKGLTLKMGQTHVQRYLAPLLQLIEDGKIDPSFVISHHMPLREAPAAYDIFTEKKEDCTKVVLNPNEG
- a CDS encoding prolyl oligopeptidase family serine peptidase, with the translated sequence MRIKLRSSLVAAMLALLAGVTSLPGQQQPPAQPKQQPKQQPKQQPKGPPRAPDRGIETPAAVRIALGPKVVALGKDIEALKLELQSKPEMLDLLPDVQIYYLAAYNALMQDLFYNTNEFAIATAMVNFGNYRAKQLREGKPGWIHSTGLVVRGYVSRVDGSVQPYGLEIPATYSPENKDKKFRLDYWFHGRDSKLSEMKFINERQTRYGQFKLNDGFVLQPYGRHNNGSRFAGETDAFEALAAVKKHYPIDDDRISVRGFSLGGGTTWHLATHHAGDWFAAAPGAGFSDTEQFLKIYQREPKPTWFEEKLWRMYDSVTVPGNLFQCPTIAYSGEKDGQKLAADLMEAAMAKEGLKLTHVIGKDMGHRYDTNSIAEISKWMDEKAVKGREITPKEIRFTIYTLAFNEMKWITVDRLTQHWEKGQINAVVNSPSSVQIKTDGIGAFTINMPAGQPLVSGTPKVQVDGKDFTATAVGADKSWKVPFYKLNGQWQMGVMPEAGLVKKHGLQGPIDHAFMDSFIFVVPTGRTTNFKFSAWQAAEFRDATNQWWMQMRGVARMKRDTDLTNEDIANNHLILWGDAQNNKVIGDIASKLPITWNAKEIKLGSKTFSAETHAPVLIYPNPLNPTRYIVLNSSFTFAYAGMSNNCNQYPRLPDWAVLDMAAEKEKRHPAGVTYAGFFDEQWNLVERPE